One stretch of Streptomyces sp. 135 DNA includes these proteins:
- a CDS encoding IclR family transcriptional regulator, with the protein MARNIQSLERAAAMLRLLAGGERRLGLSEIASALDLAKGTAHGILRTLQAEGFVEQDSASGRYQLGAELLRLGNSYLDVHELRARALVWTDDLARSSGESVHLGVLHQQGVLIVHHVFRPDDSRQVLEVGAMQPLHSTALGKVLSAYDPVAHNEAVEVEREAFTARTVTDPEGFEGVLDLTRARGYAADVEETWEGIASVAAPIHDRRRMPVGAVGVTGAVERVCKDGELRPELIAAVRDCARAVSRDLGAGRF; encoded by the coding sequence ATGGCACGCAACATCCAGTCGCTCGAAAGGGCCGCGGCGATGCTGCGACTGCTCGCGGGCGGCGAGCGACGGCTCGGCCTCTCGGAGATCGCCTCGGCGCTCGATCTGGCCAAGGGTACGGCCCACGGCATCCTGCGCACCCTCCAGGCGGAGGGCTTCGTCGAGCAGGACTCCGCGTCGGGCCGCTATCAGCTGGGCGCCGAGCTGCTGCGCCTCGGCAACAGCTACCTGGACGTGCACGAGCTGCGGGCCCGTGCCCTGGTGTGGACCGACGACCTGGCCCGATCCAGCGGCGAGAGCGTGCACCTCGGCGTCCTGCACCAGCAGGGCGTGCTCATCGTCCACCACGTCTTCCGGCCCGACGACAGCCGCCAGGTCCTGGAGGTCGGGGCCATGCAGCCGCTGCACTCCACGGCCCTCGGCAAGGTCCTGTCCGCCTACGACCCGGTCGCGCACAACGAAGCCGTCGAGGTCGAGCGCGAGGCCTTCACCGCGCGCACCGTGACCGACCCCGAAGGCTTCGAGGGCGTCCTTGACCTCACCCGCGCGCGTGGGTACGCCGCGGACGTCGAGGAGACCTGGGAGGGCATCGCCTCCGTCGCCGCGCCCATCCACGACCGGCGCCGCATGCCGGTCGGCGCGGTCGGCGTCACCGGCGCCGTGGAGCGCGTCTGCAAGGACGGGGAGCTGCGCCCCGAGCTGATCGCCGCCGTACGGGACTGCGCGCGCGCCGTCTCGCGGGACCTGGGCGCCGGCCGCTTCTGA
- a CDS encoding MIP/aquaporin family protein, with the protein MSSSDIFIGETIGTAVLILLGGGVCAAVTLKRSKAKDAGWLAITFGWGFAVLTGAYLAGGVSGAHLNPAVTLGLAIEGGTKWSDVPLYLASQLLGAMIGAVLVWVTYMGQFKAHLTDPEILAAQPAEEGMVDQKAAPAAGPVLGIFSTGPEIRNYVQNVVTEIIATVVLVLAILTQGLNDGGNGLGVLGALITALVVVGIGLSLGGPTGYAINPVRDLGPRIVHAVLPLPNKGSSDWSYAWVPIVGPLIGGAIAGGLYNVAFK; encoded by the coding sequence GTGTCCAGCTCCGACATCTTCATCGGCGAGACCATCGGTACCGCCGTGCTCATCCTGCTGGGCGGCGGCGTGTGCGCCGCCGTCACGCTCAAGCGCTCGAAGGCCAAGGACGCCGGCTGGCTCGCCATCACCTTCGGGTGGGGCTTCGCCGTACTGACCGGTGCCTACCTCGCGGGCGGCGTCTCCGGCGCCCACCTCAACCCGGCGGTCACGCTCGGCCTCGCGATCGAGGGCGGCACCAAGTGGAGCGATGTTCCGCTCTACCTGGCCTCGCAGCTCCTCGGCGCCATGATCGGTGCCGTCCTGGTGTGGGTCACGTACATGGGCCAGTTCAAGGCCCACCTGACCGACCCCGAGATCCTCGCCGCGCAGCCCGCCGAAGAGGGCATGGTCGACCAGAAGGCAGCTCCCGCCGCCGGCCCGGTGCTCGGCATCTTCTCCACCGGCCCCGAGATCCGTAACTACGTCCAGAACGTGGTCACGGAGATCATCGCCACGGTCGTCCTGGTCCTCGCCATCCTCACGCAGGGCCTGAACGACGGCGGCAACGGCCTCGGTGTCCTCGGCGCCCTCATCACCGCCCTCGTCGTGGTCGGCATCGGCCTCTCGCTCGGCGGTCCCACGGGCTACGCCATCAACCCGGTCCGTGACCTCGGTCCCCGCATCGTCCACGCCGTGCTCCCGCTGCCGAACAAGGGCAGCTCGGACTGGTCGTACGCCTGGGTGCCGATCGTCGGTCCGCTGATCGGCGGCGCCATCGCCGGCGGTCTCTACAACGTCGCCTTCAAGTAG
- the glpK gene encoding glycerol kinase GlpK, with protein MTDAHTAGPFIAAIDQGTTSSRCIVFDKDGRIVSVDQKEHEQIFPKPGWVEHDATEIWTNVEEVVAGAVSKAGITRDDIKAIGITNQRETTLLWDKNTGEPVHNAIVWQDTRTDALCRELGRNVGKDRFRRETGLPLASYFAGPKARWLLDNVEGLRERAEAGDILFGTMDSWVIWNLTGGVNGGKHVTDVTNASRTMLMNLHKMEWDARICESIGVPQQMLPEIRSSAEVYGEVTGGKLGDLLGGIPVASALGDQQAALFGQTCFAEGEAKSTYGTGTFMLMNTGDKAINSYSGLLTTVGYQIGDQKPVYALEGSIAVTGSLVQWMRDQMGLINSAAEIETLASSVEDNGGAYFVPAFSGLFAPYWRSDARGVIAGLTRYVTKAHIARAVLEATAWQTREITDAMTKDSGVELAALKVDGGMTSNNLLMQTLSDFLDAPVVRPMVAETTCLGAAYAAGLAVGFWSSTDELRANWRRAAEWTPNMDAGTRDREYKSWLKAVERSMGWLDESGEE; from the coding sequence GTGACCGACGCACACACCGCAGGCCCCTTCATCGCGGCCATCGACCAGGGCACCACCTCGAGCCGCTGCATCGTCTTCGACAAGGACGGCCGGATCGTCTCCGTCGACCAGAAGGAGCACGAGCAGATCTTCCCGAAGCCGGGCTGGGTGGAGCACGACGCCACCGAGATCTGGACCAACGTCGAGGAGGTCGTCGCCGGGGCCGTCTCCAAGGCCGGGATCACCCGCGACGACATCAAGGCGATCGGCATCACCAACCAGCGTGAGACCACGCTGCTGTGGGACAAGAACACCGGCGAACCGGTGCACAACGCCATCGTCTGGCAGGACACCCGCACCGACGCGCTCTGCCGGGAGCTCGGGCGCAACGTGGGCAAGGACCGCTTCCGCCGCGAGACCGGCCTGCCGCTGGCCTCCTACTTCGCGGGCCCCAAGGCCCGCTGGCTGCTCGACAACGTCGAGGGCCTGCGCGAGCGCGCCGAGGCGGGCGACATCCTCTTCGGCACCATGGACTCCTGGGTCATCTGGAACCTCACCGGCGGGGTCAACGGCGGCAAGCACGTCACCGACGTCACCAACGCCTCCCGCACCATGCTGATGAACCTGCACAAGATGGAGTGGGACGCGCGCATCTGCGAGTCCATCGGTGTCCCGCAGCAGATGCTGCCCGAGATCCGCTCCTCCGCCGAGGTCTACGGCGAGGTCACCGGCGGCAAGCTCGGCGACCTGCTCGGCGGCATCCCCGTCGCCTCGGCACTCGGCGACCAGCAGGCGGCCCTGTTCGGCCAGACCTGCTTCGCCGAGGGCGAGGCCAAGTCCACGTACGGCACCGGCACCTTCATGCTGATGAACACCGGTGACAAGGCCATCAACTCCTACTCCGGGCTGCTGACCACGGTCGGCTACCAGATCGGCGACCAGAAGCCGGTCTACGCCCTGGAGGGCTCCATCGCGGTCACCGGTTCGCTGGTGCAGTGGATGCGGGACCAGATGGGCCTGATCAACTCCGCCGCCGAGATCGAGACGCTCGCGTCGTCGGTCGAGGACAACGGCGGTGCCTACTTCGTGCCGGCCTTCTCCGGCCTGTTCGCCCCGTACTGGCGCTCCGACGCCCGCGGTGTGATCGCCGGTCTGACCCGGTACGTCACCAAGGCGCACATCGCGCGCGCCGTCCTGGAGGCCACGGCCTGGCAGACCCGTGAGATCACCGACGCCATGACGAAGGACTCCGGCGTCGAGCTCGCGGCCCTGAAGGTCGACGGCGGCATGACCTCCAACAACCTGCTGATGCAGACCCTCTCGGACTTCCTCGACGCGCCCGTGGTGCGTCCGATGGTGGCCGAGACGACCTGCCTCGGTGCCGCCTACGCCGCCGGTCTCGCCGTCGGCTTCTGGTCCTCGACCGACGAGCTGCGCGCCAACTGGCGGCGGGCCGCCGAATGGACCCCGAACATGGACGCGGGCACCCGCGACCGTGAGTACAAGAGCTGGCTCAAGGCCGTGGAGCGGTCGATGGGCTGGCTCGATGAGAGTGGCGAGGAGTAA
- a CDS encoding glycerol-3-phosphate dehydrogenase/oxidase, protein MTTLQSVPALGTHPAAGLNPSRAETREQLSKATYDLLVIGGGILGISTAWHAAQSGLRVALVDAGDFAGATSSASSKLLHGGLRYLQTGAVKLVAENHFERRAVSRQVAPHLANPLTFYLPVYKGGPHGAAKLGAGVFAYSALSAFGDGVGHLLSPSKAAQDVPELRTDNLKAVAVYGDDQMNDSRMALMTVRAAVEAGAAVLNHAEVTGLRFTRGRVTGAELKDRMSGDEFGVNARLVLNATGPWVDHLRKMENPDAAPSIRLSKGAHLVLKRTAPWKAALATPIDKYRITFALPWEDMLLLGTTDEEFEGDPADVRVTEADTAQILDEAAFSIRDQQLSRDLITYSFAGLRVLPGGPGDTSKAKRETVVTEGRGGMLSVAGGKWTTFRHIGRTVMKKLESLPGHPLGDDYEPISELPKKLPLPGIANPRAVAHRLLVDGPAPGPRMAADTAKHLATHYGSLSFDIARLANDNPELAERVHPDAPEIWAQVVYARDNEWAETADDVLRRRTTLTIRGLATDEVRGKVEDLLGKKA, encoded by the coding sequence ATGACCACCCTGCAGAGCGTCCCTGCCCTCGGGACGCATCCGGCTGCCGGCCTCAACCCGAGCCGCGCCGAGACCCGGGAGCAGCTTTCCAAGGCGACGTACGACCTCCTGGTGATCGGCGGCGGGATCCTGGGCATCTCCACCGCCTGGCATGCCGCGCAGTCGGGTCTGCGGGTGGCCCTGGTGGACGCCGGTGACTTCGCCGGCGCCACCTCCTCCGCCTCCTCCAAGCTGCTCCACGGCGGTCTGCGCTACCTCCAGACCGGCGCGGTGAAGCTGGTGGCGGAGAACCACTTCGAGCGTCGCGCGGTCTCCCGTCAGGTGGCCCCCCACCTGGCGAACCCGCTCACGTTCTACCTGCCGGTCTACAAGGGCGGCCCGCACGGCGCGGCCAAGCTGGGCGCGGGCGTCTTCGCGTACAGCGCGCTGTCCGCGTTCGGTGACGGCGTCGGCCACCTGCTGTCGCCCTCCAAGGCCGCGCAGGACGTGCCGGAGCTGCGGACCGACAACCTGAAGGCCGTCGCGGTCTACGGCGACGACCAGATGAACGACTCCCGCATGGCCCTGATGACGGTCCGCGCGGCCGTCGAGGCCGGTGCCGCCGTCCTCAACCACGCCGAGGTCACCGGCCTGCGCTTCACCCGGGGCCGGGTCACGGGCGCGGAGCTGAAGGACCGCATGAGCGGCGACGAGTTCGGCGTGAACGCGCGGCTCGTGCTGAACGCGACCGGCCCGTGGGTCGACCACCTGCGCAAGATGGAGAACCCGGACGCGGCGCCCTCCATCCGCCTCTCCAAGGGCGCGCACCTGGTCCTCAAGCGCACCGCCCCGTGGAAGGCCGCGCTGGCGACGCCGATCGACAAGTACCGCATCACCTTCGCCCTCCCCTGGGAGGACATGCTGCTGCTGGGCACCACGGACGAGGAGTTCGAGGGCGACCCGGCGGACGTGCGGGTGACCGAGGCCGACACCGCGCAGATCCTGGACGAGGCCGCGTTCTCCATCCGCGACCAGCAGCTGTCGCGCGACCTGATCACGTACTCCTTCGCGGGTCTGCGGGTGCTGCCCGGCGGTCCCGGCGACACCTCGAAGGCCAAGCGCGAGACGGTCGTCACCGAGGGCCGCGGCGGCATGCTGTCGGTCGCGGGCGGCAAGTGGACGACGTTCCGCCACATCGGCCGTACAGTGATGAAGAAGCTGGAGTCGCTGCCCGGGCACCCGCTGGGCGACGACTACGAGCCGATCTCCGAGCTGCCGAAGAAGCTGCCGCTGCCGGGCATCGCCAACCCGCGCGCTGTCGCCCACCGCCTGCTGGTGGACGGCCCGGCGCCCGGCCCGCGCATGGCCGCCGACACCGCCAAGCACCTGGCGACGCACTACGGCTCGCTCTCCTTCGACATCGCCCGCCTGGCGAACGACAACCCGGAGCTGGCCGAGCGCGTCCACCCGGACGCCCCGGAGATCTGGGCGCAGGTCGTCTACGCCCGTGACAACGAGTGGGCCGAGACGGCGGACGACGTGCTGCGCCGCCGCACCACCCTGACGATCCGCGGCCTGGCCACGGACGAGGTGCGGGGCAAGGTCGAGGACCTGCTGGGCAAGAAGGCCTGA
- a CDS encoding cupin: MTLLTTWPEAGPDTVVRRTSDPAEIAAALAPIGVRFEQWPVREDVVADADSDTVFAAYRAEIDKLNAEEGFRTVDVVALHPDGSPEWPAKAAAARQKFLAEHTHDDDDEVRFFVAGAGIFYLHVGGEVHAVYCEKGDLLGVPRGTTHWFDMGTSPAFTAIRFFHEEDGWIGNFTGSPIADRFPDFDEIHSGYAGAAGATGSAA; this comes from the coding sequence ATGACTCTCCTGACGACCTGGCCGGAGGCCGGGCCCGACACCGTCGTCCGCCGCACCTCGGACCCTGCCGAGATCGCCGCCGCCCTCGCACCGATAGGCGTGCGCTTCGAACAGTGGCCGGTGCGCGAGGACGTGGTGGCCGACGCGGACAGCGACACGGTCTTCGCCGCGTACCGTGCCGAGATCGACAAGCTCAACGCCGAAGAGGGCTTCCGGACCGTCGACGTGGTGGCGCTGCATCCCGACGGATCTCCCGAGTGGCCCGCGAAGGCGGCCGCCGCCCGCCAGAAGTTCCTGGCCGAGCACACGCACGACGACGATGACGAGGTGCGCTTCTTCGTCGCCGGCGCCGGCATCTTCTACCTCCACGTGGGCGGCGAAGTGCACGCCGTCTACTGCGAGAAGGGCGACCTGCTCGGCGTGCCACGCGGCACCACGCACTGGTTCGACATGGGCACCTCCCCCGCCTTCACCGCGATCCGCTTCTTCCACGAGGAGGACGGCTGGATCGGGAACTTCACGGGCAGCCCGATCGCGGACCGCTTCCCCGACTTCGACGAGATCCACTCGGGGTACGCGGGGGCCGCGGGCGCCACGGGGTCCGCGGCGTGA
- the mtnC gene encoding acireductone synthase — translation MSPGFDVDAVVLDIEGTTSATGFVVDVLYPYARERFGTLLSARGGEPEVARAVDEVRREIGEPDADAGRVEKVLGEWIDEDRKATPLKTLQGILWAEGFARGELVSHFYPDVIGVLRRWHADGVRLYVYSSGSVAAQRAWFAHSPEGDLLGLVSGLYDTVNAGPKQEPDSYRAIAADTGDTPGRLLFLSDRPGELDAARAAGLRSAGVRRAGEPHAEAEFGAHPVASAFSDITLSLSTGSSS, via the coding sequence GTGAGTCCCGGGTTCGACGTGGACGCCGTGGTGCTGGACATCGAGGGCACCACGAGCGCCACCGGTTTCGTGGTGGACGTCCTCTACCCGTACGCGCGCGAGCGGTTCGGCACGCTCCTGTCCGCGCGGGGCGGGGAGCCGGAGGTGGCGCGGGCCGTCGACGAGGTGCGCCGGGAGATCGGTGAACCCGACGCCGACGCCGGCCGGGTCGAAAAGGTCCTCGGTGAGTGGATCGACGAGGACCGCAAGGCCACGCCCCTCAAGACGCTCCAGGGCATCCTCTGGGCGGAGGGCTTCGCGCGCGGTGAGCTGGTCTCGCACTTCTACCCCGACGTCATCGGCGTCCTGCGGCGCTGGCACGCGGACGGGGTCCGGCTGTACGTGTACTCGTCGGGCTCGGTGGCGGCGCAGCGGGCGTGGTTCGCGCACTCGCCCGAGGGCGATCTGCTGGGGCTCGTCAGCGGGTTGTACGACACCGTGAACGCGGGACCCAAGCAGGAGCCGGACTCCTACCGGGCCATCGCCGCGGACACCGGTGACACTCCCGGGCGTCTGCTCTTCCTCTCCGACCGGCCCGGCGAGCTGGACGCGGCGCGGGCCGCGGGCTTGCGGTCGGCCGGGGTGCGCCGGGCCGGGGAGCCTCATGCCGAGGCCGAGTTCGGTGCCCATCCCGTGGCCTCGGCCTTCTCCGACATCACCCTTTCCCTTTCCACCGGGAGCAGTTCATGA
- the mtnB gene encoding methylthioribulose 1-phosphate dehydratase gives MTETTPAAALDVEEAGAVLAAEAARFASFGWMRGTSGNLSVVLSREPLRLAVTASGRDKGELTATDVVVTDGQGAAVGPGHPSAEAALHARVVRLTGAGAVVHVHTVASVVMGQRSPAGIPFEGLEMLKGLGHPTHEVSVTLPVIANSQDMTELGDRLEAALRPGMPAVVVAGHGIYVWGADPREARHRAEVVEWLLELALARG, from the coding sequence ATGACCGAGACCACCCCTGCCGCCGCCCTGGACGTGGAGGAGGCCGGCGCCGTGCTGGCCGCCGAGGCCGCGCGGTTCGCTTCGTTCGGCTGGATGCGGGGCACCTCGGGGAACCTGTCCGTGGTGCTCTCGCGGGAGCCGCTGCGGCTCGCGGTCACCGCGAGCGGGCGGGACAAGGGTGAACTGACGGCGACGGACGTGGTGGTGACGGATGGTCAGGGCGCGGCCGTCGGTCCGGGCCACCCCTCGGCGGAGGCGGCCCTGCACGCGCGCGTGGTGCGGCTCACCGGCGCGGGCGCCGTGGTGCATGTGCACACGGTGGCCTCGGTCGTCATGGGGCAGCGCTCCCCCGCCGGGATCCCCTTCGAGGGCCTGGAGATGCTGAAGGGGCTCGGGCATCCGACGCACGAGGTGTCCGTCACCCTGCCGGTGATCGCCAACAGCCAGGACATGACCGAGCTGGGCGACCGGCTGGAGGCCGCCCTGCGGCCCGGGATGCCGGCGGTGGTCGTCGCCGGGCACGGGATCTACGTCTGGGGTGCGGATCCCCGCGAGGCGCGGCACCGTGCCGAGGTCGTGGAGTGGCTGCTGGAGCTGGCGCTGGCGCGGGGCTGA
- the mtnA gene encoding S-methyl-5-thioribose-1-phosphate isomerase, with amino-acid sequence MNSQDLRAVTWTAAAEDGAPCLSLIDQTALPHALERLDVTTVDALIDAVVRLVVRGAPAIGAAGAYGVALAMAQAERDGWDRARLDAEIARVRAARPTAVNLMVCVDRVAARVDEGIAAVLAEADAVVREDLDANHAMGAHGADWLLKRVAPKGDRPLRVLTHCNTGALATAGWGTALGVIRELHARGRIEAVYADETRPLLQGARLTAWELVQEGIPHYVQADGAAAGTILRGEVDAAIVGADRIAANGDTANKVGTVAVALACAHAGIPFMVAAPTTTVDLGTASGDGIPIELRGEDEVLEWSGVRTAPAASRGHNPAFDVTPGSLVTALVTERGVLEVAAGELPGTHLR; translated from the coding sequence ATGAACAGCCAGGACCTGCGCGCCGTGACATGGACGGCCGCCGCGGAGGACGGCGCGCCGTGCCTGTCCCTCATCGACCAGACGGCCCTTCCGCACGCGCTGGAACGGCTCGACGTCACGACGGTCGACGCGCTGATCGACGCGGTCGTGCGCCTCGTCGTCCGCGGGGCTCCCGCGATCGGCGCCGCGGGCGCGTACGGAGTGGCGCTCGCCATGGCGCAGGCGGAGCGCGACGGCTGGGACCGCGCCCGCCTGGACGCCGAGATCGCCCGCGTCCGCGCGGCCAGGCCCACCGCCGTGAACCTCATGGTGTGCGTGGACCGCGTGGCGGCGCGCGTCGACGAGGGCATCGCCGCGGTCCTCGCGGAGGCCGACGCGGTCGTCCGCGAGGACCTGGACGCCAACCACGCGATGGGCGCGCACGGCGCGGACTGGCTCCTCAAGCGCGTCGCCCCGAAGGGAGACCGCCCCTTGCGCGTCCTCACCCACTGCAACACCGGCGCCCTCGCCACGGCGGGCTGGGGCACCGCCCTCGGTGTCATCCGCGAACTCCACGCCCGGGGCCGCATCGAGGCGGTGTACGCCGACGAAACGCGCCCCCTGCTCCAAGGCGCGCGCCTGACCGCCTGGGAACTCGTCCAGGAGGGCATCCCGCACTACGTCCAGGCCGACGGCGCCGCGGCCGGCACGATCCTGCGCGGCGAGGTCGACGCGGCGATCGTCGGGGCGGACCGCATCGCCGCCAACGGCGACACGGCCAACAAGGTCGGCACGGTCGCCGTCGCCCTGGCGTGCGCGCACGCGGGCATCCCGTTCATGGTGGCGGCGCCCACCACGACGGTGGACCTCGGCACGGCCTCGGGCGACGGCATCCCCATCGAACTGCGCGGCGAGGACGAGGTGTTGGAGTGGTCCGGCGTCCGCACGGCCCCGGCGGCCTCGCGCGGCCACAACCCCGCCTTCGACGTGACTCCGGGCTCCCTGGTGACGGCGCTGGTCACGGAGCGCGGCGTACTGGAGGTGGCGGCGGGGGAGCTGCCGGGCACCCACCTGAGGTAG
- a CDS encoding BMP family ABC transporter substrate-binding protein, whose translation MSLRTRTSPRLTAATAGVVCAALLATGCNAAAKGGDAGKGGGGKTFTLVTPDPVAQNEFLKLAVTGVRAAARAQGGSQKVFQSSDNGSRQQNVASAVDAAPDVVALVGFEFADIVAQQAEAHPKQRFLLVDACTKKTYENVTCAVFREHEAVYLAGAEAGLLTESGKVGAVDVLDTPQFRRYSEPFAAGAKKVNPKVSARTLFVGGQSPFNDAARAKDQAATLRSGGADQVMAAAAGGNTGVFQAAKDKGFAAYGVDANQCPGSPGVVVDNVLKKTDVAVEKGIAQILDGKGGTTVSYGLKEGGMSLTGLEPGVAGSKCLIAKPAHKDVLTRVEKLRDAIVAGKLTVDDPAA comes from the coding sequence ATGTCCTTGCGTACGCGTACGTCCCCGAGGCTCACCGCCGCCACCGCCGGCGTCGTCTGTGCCGCGCTCCTCGCCACCGGCTGCAACGCCGCCGCCAAGGGCGGGGACGCGGGCAAGGGCGGGGGCGGCAAGACGTTCACGCTCGTCACGCCCGACCCGGTCGCCCAGAACGAGTTCCTCAAACTGGCCGTCACCGGGGTGCGGGCCGCGGCGAGGGCGCAGGGCGGCTCGCAGAAGGTCTTCCAGAGCAGCGACAACGGCTCGCGCCAGCAGAACGTCGCCTCGGCCGTGGACGCCGCGCCCGACGTCGTGGCGCTGGTCGGCTTCGAGTTCGCGGACATCGTGGCGCAGCAGGCCGAGGCGCATCCGAAGCAGCGGTTCCTGCTCGTCGACGCGTGCACGAAGAAGACGTACGAGAACGTCACGTGCGCCGTGTTCCGCGAGCACGAGGCGGTGTACCTGGCGGGTGCCGAGGCCGGGTTGCTCACCGAGAGCGGGAAGGTGGGGGCCGTCGACGTGCTCGACACCCCGCAGTTCCGGCGGTACAGCGAGCCGTTCGCGGCGGGCGCGAAGAAGGTGAACCCGAAGGTGAGCGCCCGGACGCTGTTCGTGGGCGGGCAGTCGCCGTTCAACGACGCGGCGCGCGCCAAGGACCAGGCGGCGACGCTCCGTTCGGGCGGGGCCGACCAGGTGATGGCCGCCGCCGCGGGCGGCAACACGGGCGTCTTCCAGGCGGCGAAGGACAAGGGCTTTGCGGCGTACGGCGTGGACGCCAACCAGTGCCCGGGCAGCCCGGGTGTCGTCGTCGACAACGTACTGAAGAAGACCGACGTCGCCGTGGAGAAGGGCATCGCGCAGATCCTCGACGGCAAGGGCGGCACCACGGTGTCGTACGGCCTCAAAGAGGGCGGTATGTCGCTGACCGGTCTGGAGCCGGGGGTAGCCGGCTCCAAGTGCCTGATCGCGAAGCCCGCCCACAAGGACGTGCTGACGCGCGTCGAGAAGCTGCGTGACGCGATCGTCGCCGGGAAGCTGACCGTCGATGACCCCGCCGCCTGA
- a CDS encoding ABC transporter permease, whose product MAVQSSVAGRAGAARVLRSSALHSVVAAVLVGALFLVGTGADPVGAYGSVISGALGPDGIGSTLTTGTSILGLAVALALPMRAGLLNLGGDGQLVLGGIAAAATGLYVPLPAPLAVAAALLAGMLAGGAYAALAAVCQNRFGVPLLVSSLLLGYPAMSFASYLARFPLKEDGSSLPQTRRLPDGVALPAFGSSTVTVGLVLVALAAAVFAFADARTATGYEIRMTGLNPRFAAYAGVDRPRLTLRLMGLSGAVAGLVGAIGVLSFPYRFIDGSLTAAGHTWTGLTAALLASAAPLGTALAALFFAALDVGGLAMERATEVPRELTQVLQAVVIVFLAARLQLTWRRATKAARRKGDL is encoded by the coding sequence ATGGCCGTTCAGAGTTCGGTCGCCGGGCGCGCGGGCGCGGCCCGCGTGCTGCGTTCCTCCGCGCTGCACTCCGTCGTCGCCGCCGTGCTCGTCGGTGCGCTGTTCCTCGTCGGGACCGGCGCCGACCCCGTGGGGGCGTACGGCTCCGTCATCAGCGGGGCCCTCGGGCCCGACGGCATCGGGTCCACGCTGACGACCGGCACCAGCATCCTCGGGCTCGCCGTGGCGCTCGCCCTGCCGATGCGGGCGGGGCTGCTGAACCTCGGCGGTGACGGCCAGTTGGTGCTCGGCGGGATCGCCGCCGCGGCCACCGGGCTCTACGTCCCACTGCCCGCGCCGCTCGCCGTGGCCGCCGCGCTGCTCGCCGGGATGCTGGCCGGCGGCGCCTACGCCGCGCTCGCCGCCGTCTGCCAGAACCGGTTCGGCGTACCGCTGCTGGTGAGCAGCCTGCTGCTCGGTTATCCCGCGATGTCGTTCGCCTCCTACCTCGCGCGTTTCCCGCTCAAGGAGGACGGTTCCAGCCTGCCGCAGACCAGGCGGCTGCCGGACGGTGTCGCGCTGCCCGCCTTCGGCTCCTCGACGGTCACCGTGGGGCTCGTGCTCGTCGCGCTCGCCGCCGCGGTGTTCGCCTTCGCGGACGCCCGCACCGCCACGGGCTACGAGATCCGCATGACGGGGCTCAATCCGCGCTTCGCGGCGTACGCGGGCGTCGACAGGCCGCGCCTGACGCTGCGGCTGATGGGCCTGTCGGGGGCGGTCGCCGGGCTGGTCGGCGCGATCGGGGTGCTCAGCTTCCCGTACCGCTTCATCGACGGCTCGCTGACGGCCGCCGGACACACGTGGACGGGGCTCACCGCCGCGCTGCTCGCCTCCGCCGCGCCGCTCGGCACAGCGCTCGCCGCGCTGTTCTTCGCCGCGCTCGACGTCGGCGGGCTCGCCATGGAGCGGGCCACCGAGGTGCCGCGGGAGCTGACCCAGGTGCTTCAGGCCGTCGTCATCGTCTTCCTCGCCGCGCGCCTCCAGCTGACGTGGCGGCGCGCCACCAAGGCCGCACGCCGTAAGGGGGACCTGTGA